From Pelosinus fermentans DSM 17108, the proteins below share one genomic window:
- a CDS encoding ABC transporter substrate-binding protein: protein MAKKGFSFIGLLLTVAMSGFMLAGCGSTPSANDSKEIKIGGNFELTGGVANFGKMTTNGIQLAFKEANASGGVLGKQIKLILADNKSEPSEATNAITKLITQDKVPLVMGPVASSNVLATLQVSQDNKIPVITATGTNSKITVDNGKVRPYAFRSCFIDPFQGTVMANFASKSLKAKTAVIYIDNSSDYSKGLAESFEAQFVKNGGVVVGKEAFLQKDQDFKSTLTKIKVMNADTIFIPAYYEEVGKIAKQARELGITIPLIGTDGWDDPKVVEVAGAEAMNNTFFSNHYSSQDTDPRIVKFVEAYKKEYGQEPNALAALGYDAGLMVIDAIKRANSTEPDKIRDALEKTKDLQVVTGVITLDANHDPVKSGVVIEMKDGKQTFKEKINP, encoded by the coding sequence ATGGCAAAGAAAGGGTTCTCATTCATTGGTTTATTGCTTACGGTAGCCATGTCCGGTTTCATGTTGGCAGGATGTGGTTCAACTCCATCTGCGAATGATTCCAAAGAAATAAAAATTGGCGGAAATTTTGAGTTAACCGGTGGAGTTGCGAACTTTGGTAAGATGACAACAAATGGTATTCAGCTAGCTTTTAAAGAAGCTAATGCATCAGGCGGTGTTCTTGGCAAGCAGATAAAGTTAATCTTGGCCGATAATAAATCAGAACCTTCTGAGGCTACCAATGCAATCACAAAACTGATTACCCAAGACAAAGTTCCTCTTGTTATGGGACCTGTTGCCAGCTCTAATGTATTGGCAACCCTGCAGGTATCACAAGATAATAAAATTCCTGTCATTACAGCCACGGGTACGAATTCGAAAATTACTGTGGATAATGGTAAAGTAAGACCGTATGCGTTTCGCAGCTGTTTCATAGATCCATTTCAAGGAACTGTAATGGCTAACTTTGCCAGCAAATCATTAAAGGCAAAAACAGCTGTCATTTACATTGATAATAGCTCGGATTATTCCAAGGGGCTGGCCGAATCTTTTGAGGCCCAGTTTGTTAAAAATGGTGGTGTCGTCGTAGGCAAGGAAGCTTTCTTGCAAAAAGACCAGGATTTTAAGTCTACGTTAACGAAGATAAAAGTAATGAATGCAGATACTATCTTTATCCCTGCCTATTATGAAGAAGTAGGTAAAATAGCAAAGCAAGCTCGTGAGTTAGGAATTACCATACCTCTTATTGGTACAGATGGCTGGGATGATCCTAAGGTAGTGGAAGTTGCAGGGGCAGAGGCGATGAATAATACGTTCTTTAGTAATCATTACTCTTCACAAGATACAGACCCTCGTATTGTAAAATTCGTAGAAGCCTATAAAAAAGAATATGGTCAAGAGCCAAATGCTTTAGCAGCATTAGGTTATGATGCTGGTTTGATGGTTATTGACGCGATTAAGCGGGCCAACAGCACGGAACCTGATAAAATTAGAGATGCATTAGAAAAAACCAAAGATCTGCAAGTCGTAACAGGAGTAATTACTCTGGATGCAAATCATGATCCGGTTAAGAGCGGTGTTGTTATCGAAATGAAAGATGGTAAACAAACTTTTAAAGAAAAAATTAATCCATAA
- a CDS encoding ABC transporter substrate-binding protein, translating into MSRKGISFTALIVAVAMLGLMVAGCSSTPSASDSKEIRIGANIEMTGSVANYGKSAFNGIQLAFKEVNAAGGVLGKQIKVIQADNKSEASEATNAMTKLITQDKVSLIMGPITSSNAIAALQVAQDNKIPVITPTGTNAKITVDNGKVRPYVFRSCFIDPFQGVVMANFATKTLNAKTAVIYIDNSSDYSKNLAESFEAQFVKNGGTVIGKEAFLQKDQDFKSTLTKIKALNPETIFIPAYYEEVGKIAKQAREMGISVPFIGTDGWDDPKIAEVAGAAALNNTFFSNHYSSQDVDPNIVKFVEAYKKEYGQEPNAFAALGYDAALMVVDSIKRANSAEPEKIREALEKVKDLQVVTGKITLDANHDPIKSGVVIEMKDGKQTFKEKINP; encoded by the coding sequence ATGTCAAGAAAAGGAATATCTTTCACTGCTTTAATAGTGGCAGTGGCTATGTTGGGATTGATGGTTGCAGGATGTAGTTCCACTCCATCAGCTTCGGACTCTAAGGAAATAAGAATAGGTGCGAATATTGAAATGACCGGTAGTGTTGCCAATTATGGTAAATCGGCTTTTAATGGAATCCAATTAGCATTTAAGGAAGTCAACGCTGCTGGGGGAGTTCTGGGTAAGCAGATTAAAGTTATTCAAGCTGATAATAAGTCAGAAGCATCTGAAGCGACCAATGCAATGACAAAATTAATCACACAAGATAAAGTTTCCCTTATCATGGGACCTATTACTAGCTCCAATGCAATAGCAGCATTGCAGGTAGCGCAAGATAATAAAATTCCTGTCATCACTCCAACAGGAACAAATGCTAAAATTACTGTGGACAATGGCAAAGTAAGACCGTATGTTTTCCGCAGCTGTTTTATTGATCCATTCCAAGGTGTTGTGATGGCTAATTTTGCAACGAAAACATTAAACGCAAAAACGGCTGTCATTTACATTGATAACAGCTCAGATTATTCCAAAAATCTGGCAGAATCCTTTGAAGCCCAATTTGTAAAAAATGGTGGCACTGTTATTGGAAAAGAAGCATTTTTGCAGAAAGACCAAGATTTCAAATCCACTTTGACCAAAATAAAAGCATTAAACCCTGAGACCATTTTCATTCCTGCCTATTATGAAGAAGTAGGTAAAATTGCAAAACAAGCTCGTGAGATGGGAATTTCAGTACCTTTCATTGGTACTGATGGATGGGATGATCCTAAAATAGCAGAGGTTGCTGGTGCTGCGGCATTAAATAATACCTTCTTTAGTAATCATTATTCATCTCAAGATGTGGATCCTAATATTGTGAAATTTGTAGAGGCCTATAAGAAAGAATATGGACAGGAGCCCAACGCTTTTGCGGCATTAGGGTATGACGCTGCATTAATGGTTGTTGATTCTATAAAAAGAGCCAATAGCGCAGAACCTGAAAAAATAAGAGAAGCCTTGGAAAAGGTCAAGGATTTGCAAGTGGTAACAGGTAAAATCACACTGGATGCAAATCATGATCCAATTAAGAGTGGTGTAGTTATTGAAATGAAAGATGGCAAGCAAACCTTTAAAGAAAAAATTAATCCATAA
- a CDS encoding carbon-nitrogen hydrolase family protein — MKSSSITIGICQLTVTPDKALNIRNAERMLKGAAKEKCQVAILPEMFNCPYEAELFSRYAESYPDGDTFTMLSQTAAQERMVVVGGSIPERDERGNIYNTCFIFDEEGRLLGRHRKIHLFDVEIAGGTVFKESNILSAGQDITVIKAAGLTLGIGICYDIRFPELSRLMALAGAKLLIFPGVFGMTTGPAHWELLMRSRAVDNQVFVAGAAPANFPEALDQVYGHSMVVDPWGQIISVADDKEKLLIAEIDLEILNKVRRELPLLQHRRTDVYDLRQKM; from the coding sequence GTGAAATCCAGTTCCATTACTATCGGAATTTGTCAATTAACTGTTACACCAGATAAAGCGCTAAACATTCGTAATGCAGAAAGGATGTTAAAAGGGGCAGCTAAAGAAAAATGCCAGGTTGCTATACTACCTGAAATGTTTAATTGTCCTTATGAAGCAGAATTGTTTTCAAGGTATGCTGAATCCTATCCAGATGGAGATACCTTTACCATGTTGTCTCAAACAGCAGCACAAGAGCGGATGGTAGTAGTAGGTGGATCTATACCTGAAAGAGATGAGCGCGGAAATATTTATAATACCTGTTTTATCTTTGATGAAGAAGGCCGCTTATTAGGGCGACATCGAAAAATACATTTATTTGATGTTGAAATTGCAGGTGGTACTGTATTTAAAGAATCAAATATCTTATCAGCGGGACAGGATATAACGGTAATAAAGGCGGCGGGCTTGACTCTGGGAATTGGAATTTGTTATGATATACGTTTTCCGGAGTTATCGCGTTTAATGGCCCTTGCTGGCGCCAAACTTCTTATCTTTCCAGGTGTCTTTGGCATGACAACAGGTCCTGCTCATTGGGAACTATTAATGCGGTCTAGGGCTGTTGATAATCAAGTTTTTGTGGCAGGAGCAGCACCGGCTAATTTTCCGGAAGCTTTGGATCAAGTATATGGACACTCCATGGTAGTTGATCCATGGGGACAAATCATATCTGTGGCGGATGACAAAGAAAAACTGCTTATTGCAGAAATTGATCTTGAAATCCTAAATAAGGTTCGAAGGGAGCTGCCATTATTGCAGCACCGCAGAACGGATGTATATGATCTTCGTCAGAAAATGTAA
- a CDS encoding GGDEF domain-containing protein, protein MFEEKTYRKVRIVFVANVITLAFCLALVLTKAPDESNEQLSLYGMMMVTYGILIAFSIDRRGIYYEILSFIATNAVLGYLYWHTPDSMAMILFYFYAVQIALQYNPRYSLIGSMLISCIYAAVSLSQAEGIVENQLSIYMHSLLIINMNVLVQHLSQLEGRALSQSEKVNQLLNQMESSYKMVSSLAEKDELTTLYNYRSFRQRLNEMQPSNIAILLLDVDYFKVFNDSYGHLCGDAVLRDIAIVLTNSLRERDMVFRYGGEEFAVILQCNNEQEVQAAALRISNNIEQHVFHFGDETELHVTVSIGYGIGNEKIKTAEELFKIADDALYNAKDSGRNLIGCPNGEICTSDLNTLLKVM, encoded by the coding sequence ATGTTTGAAGAAAAAACGTATAGGAAGGTACGGATTGTATTTGTTGCAAATGTGATTACATTGGCTTTTTGTTTGGCTTTAGTCCTTACAAAAGCGCCGGATGAATCCAATGAGCAGCTTTCTCTCTATGGCATGATGATGGTAACATATGGTATTTTAATTGCCTTTTCTATCGATAGACGGGGTATCTATTATGAGATCCTTTCTTTTATTGCTACAAATGCTGTACTGGGATACTTATATTGGCATACACCGGATTCTATGGCAATGATATTATTTTATTTCTATGCAGTACAGATCGCCCTGCAATATAATCCTAGATATTCGTTAATTGGATCCATGCTTATTTCCTGTATATACGCTGCAGTTAGCCTGAGTCAGGCAGAAGGGATTGTAGAAAATCAGTTATCTATATATATGCATTCGCTGCTCATTATTAATATGAATGTATTGGTTCAGCACTTATCTCAGCTAGAGGGACGCGCTCTTTCCCAAAGCGAAAAGGTCAATCAATTATTAAATCAGATGGAATCTTCTTATAAGATGGTTAGCAGCTTGGCAGAAAAAGATGAATTAACAACGTTATATAATTATCGCTCCTTTCGGCAAAGACTAAATGAAATGCAGCCTAGTAACATAGCAATACTACTTCTTGATGTAGATTATTTTAAAGTTTTTAATGATTCTTATGGGCATTTATGTGGTGACGCTGTACTGCGGGATATCGCAATTGTCTTAACAAATAGCCTGCGGGAGAGAGATATGGTTTTTCGTTATGGGGGGGAGGAATTTGCAGTGATACTGCAATGCAATAATGAACAGGAAGTACAAGCTGCTGCTTTGAGGATTTCCAATAACATAGAACAGCATGTCTTTCATTTTGGAGATGAAACGGAACTACATGTTACTGTTAGCATTGGCTATGGGATTGGCAATGAGAAAATTAAAACAGCAGAAGAACTCTTTAAGATTGCAGACGATGCTTTATATAATGCTAAGGATAGCGGCAGAAATTTAATTGGATGTCCTAATGGCGAAATCTGTACTTCTGATTTGAACACATTGTTAAAAGTAATGTAA